AACGCCCGTCGCAGTCGTCCGCGATTTCGACTTCGGCGACCACGCGGGCAGCGAGCAACTGTTCCGCGACCCGGAGAAGGACGTAGTCAGACAAGCACTCAGAGACTGGTCTCATGTACGCGATTGAACTCACCCCGGAACATCCGGTCGCACAGCTCGCCTCGTTTGCCGAACAGGCCGAATCGAACGCGCTCGACGCCGTGTACGTCAGCCATCACTACAACAACCGCGACCAGTTCATGTCGCTGACCGCGATGGCCGAACGGACCGAAGAGATACTGCTCGGTCCCGGCATCGCCAACCCCTACGAGACGCATCCAGTGACGCTGGCCTCGCGGGTGGCGACGCTGGAGGAACTGAGCGATGGCCGGGCCGTCTTCGGTATCGGGCCGGGAGACAAATCGACGCTCAGCAACCTCGGCTTCGACCACAACGACGCCCTGCGTCGCGTGCTTGAGACGTTCACGACGGCCCGGAAGCTCTGGGACGGCGAGCGGGTCGACCACGACGGGACGTTCGAGGCCGTCGACGCCGGGCTGAACTACGAGGTCGGCGATATTCCGGTGTACGTCGGTGCACAGGGGCCACACATGACCCGGATGGCGGCGAAACACGCCGACGGCGCGCTGTACAACGGCGCGCACCCGAAAGACCTCGCGTGGGCACGCGAGCAAGTAGAAGAGATGGCCGACGAACGGCCCGAGGAGTACGGCGAGTTCGACCTCGCGGCCTACGCCAGCGTCTCGGTCGCCGAGGACGAGGCCGAGGCGCGGGAAGCCGCCCGGCCACCGGTCGCGTTCGTCGCCGCGGGGTCGCCGCCGCCGGTGCTCGACCGCCACGGCATCGACCACGACGCCGCCGCCGACATCGGGGCGGCGATTTCGGCCGGCGAGTTCCCGGCCGCGTTCGAGGGTGTGACGGAGGCGATGCTGGACGCGTTCTGTATCGCCGGAACGCCGGAGACGGTGGCCGAGCGCACGGCAGAATTAGAAGAATATGCCGACAGTATCGTGTTCGCGTCGCCGCTCGGGCCGGACGTCGAGACGGCTATCGATTTGCTTGGGGCGGTCCTCGACCGCCGGAGCCACTGAACAGCGACAGCACGGCCCCCAGCGACAGGTACCCGAAGAAGACGACCGAGACGGTCGTGATGACGGCACCGACGGCGAGCATGAGTGCCGCCAGCGGGTCGTTCAGTGCCACGTCGATGAACCAGCCGGGCATGTCGATGATGCTCTGGAGCAGTTCCGACAGCAGTCCTTGCATTACCTGAACGTTAGCGTGGCCCTACTTTGTGTTTGCGTTCCCGGCCACAACGTGGTTGCTCGTGGGTCGCTGTCGTCCGGGGCCACGGGCGAACGACCCTACGCAACGGGCTCGAGTTCCGCTGAGAAGTGTCTGAGTTCTTCCATCGGTGGCTCCCAGACGATTTTCAGGCCAGTGTACTCGTCGCGACAGTCGCGAACGCGAGCAGCGGTCTCCGCGATGTGTTCCAAGTGTTCGCGCCAGTACGTCCGGCGAGGAAGGGCGAGCCGAACGAGTTCTGGGCGGTCGGTCCCGGGGAACGCAAACGAACCGAGTTCGACTGTCCGGACGCCGCCTTCGCGGTAGAGTTCGCAGACGAGCCGCTGCCCGGGGAATTGGTCGGCGGGGATGTCCGGGAGCAGGGCGGCCGCATCGATGTAGACGGCGTGGCCGCCGGTCGGCGTGACGATCGGGATATCGCGCTCACGCAGGAGGTCGCCGAGGGTCGCGACTTGTTCGATCCGCTCGGCGACGTACGGCGGTTGGACCGCTTCCCGCAGACCGGTGGCCATCGCTTCAAGATCACGACCTGCGAGGCCACCGTAGGTCGGGAATCCTTCATACAGGATCGCGCGCTGTTTGCACCGTTCAAACAGGGCAGCGTCGCGGACTGCGGTGAACCCGCCGATATTTGCGAGTGCGTCCTTTTTCCCACTCATCGTGATTGCGTCCGCGGGACGCAACTGCTCGCGAGCGATCTCACTGAGTGGCGTATCGGCGTATTCGGGGTCCCGTTGCTTGATGAACTGTGCGTTTTCGGCGAACCGGCAGGCGTCAATGACGAACGGTACGTCGATTTCCGTGGCGAAGGCGGCCGTCTCGCGGATGTTCGCCATCGACACCGGCTGGCCGGCGGCGGAGTTGTTCGTGATCGTCAGGACGACAGCCGAGACGGCGTCCTGCCCGTACTCCTCGACAGCGTCCCACCCCCGATCTGTGTCGAAGTTTCCGGCAAACGTCCCGACGCTATCAGTAGTCAGGTCTGTCTCTGCCGGGCAGTCAACCGCGATAGCGCCCTGGTTCGTTACGTGTGCGCGGGTGGTGTCGAAATGCGTGTTGTTGAGCACGACGTCACCCTCGTCCAGTAGCGCCCCGAACAGGACGTTCTCCGCGCCGCGGCCCTGATGTGTCGGGACCACGCGGTCGAATCCCATCACGTCAGCGACCGCCTCACGGAAGCGTTCGAACGAGCGCGAACCGGCGTAGGCCTCGTCCCCGCGGACCACGTCCGCCCACTGGTCGTCGCTCATCGCGCCAGTCCCCGAATCAGTCAACAGGTCGATAAAGACATCATCCGCAGCGAGGTTGAAGACGTTGTGTCCGGCTTCGCTGAGCGCGGTCTCACGTCGCTCACGGGGCGGAAGCTGTATCGACGTTACCGATTTAGCCTTGTACGAGCGCATGCTGTGTCGCAGTACGCCGATTGACTTATTCCCCATCTGATATTTTGTGTACAGAGGTGGGCTGAGATGTCCATCACCAGACGGGTACGGCTATCGGTGGACACGTCTTTCTGGCAGGCTAAAATAGCGGGCATTTTGAGGCCAGAACTGCTGGAGGGACGTATGAGCGTTCGCGAGGAATTCGACGCGTGGGCGGCCGAAGGCAAAGACAGAGGGATGGAAGACCGGCACTGGCACACCGCCAAGCACGTCCTCGCCCGGATGCCGGTCGAACCGGGCGACACGGTACTCGACCTCGGTACTGGCTCGGGCTACGCGCTCCGTGCGCTCCGTGACACCAACGACGCCGGCCCCTGCTACGGGCTCGACGGGTCACCGGAGATGCTCCGGAACGCCCGCGAGTACACGGACGACAACGGTATCGGGTTCCTGCGTGGCGACTTCGACGCGCTGCCGTTTGCGACCGACAGCATCGACCATGTGTTCTCGATGGAGGCGTTCTACTACGCCAGTGATCCGCCACACACCCTCGAAGAAATCGCGCGAGTGCTGCGACCGGGCGGGACCGCCCACATCGCGGTGAACTACTACGAGGAGAACGTCCACTCCCACGAGTGGCAGGAGTTCATCGACATCGAGATGACCCGCTGGAGCGGCCCGGAGTACCGCGAGGCCTTCCGTGAGGCCGGCCTGGCCGTTGCGTCGCAGGACACGATCCCCGACCGCGAGGTGGAGATTCCGCCGGCGGATGCGTTCCCCACGGACGAGTTCGAGACCCGCGAGGCGATGGTCGAGCGCTACCGCGAACTGGGGACGTTGCTGACCGTCGGCGTCGCCACCGAATAACGAGGTAGGCATCAGAGCACGGCGTCGGAACGACCGACAGGGTATTTTGTGACCGCAACCAAAACCAGGGTGTATGGCCGAAGACGCCTCGCTGGAGGACTTTCTCGACGATAGCAGCGAGAGCGAGGACGAAGGAGCGGACGGCATGTCGGCGAGAGACGATACTGCAGAGACAGAAGGCGAAACCACCGACTCCGCAGCCTCGTCCGAGGCGGTCGACCCGGCCGTGACGACGTACGCGTGGTCGCCCGAGGGAGCGGCATGTGACGAGTGTGGCGAGGTCGTCGAGCGCCGGTGGACACAGGACGGGCTCCTCGTCTGTGGGGCCTGCAAGTGCTGGTGAGCCCCGCTACCGGCCACAGAGCGGATGTGTGTGGACCTCACGCATCCACAGAGTTACATGCCATCACGCCGTAGACGCGGCTACAACTGAACGGCCCGGAGGATGTGGCACCCACACAAGACACTTACTGGTCGACAGGGCAGACTATCCCACCAGTCCCCGTGCCAAGCCGTCGTCCCACGAGACCGCGACTATGACAGACACTGACACCTCACGCAGTCAACAGTCGGACAGTCCCCTCCGTGACGCGACACGCGTCGCCAATCAGGTGATCGAGAACGTCGAGCAGGTCATCGTCGGACAACACGACGCTATCGAGCACATCGTGACGGCGGTGCTCGGCCGCGGACACATTCTACTTGAGGACGTCCCCGGCGTCGGCAAGACGATGCTGGCCCGCTCCGTCGCGGCCTCCTTCGACGGTGAGTTCAAGCGCGTCCAGTTCACACCGGACCTCCTGCCGACCGACGTGACCGGTGTCAACATCTACAACCAGAAGACACAGGAGTTCGAGTTCCGGCCCGGCCCGATCTTCGCCAACGTCGTTCTCGGCGACGAAATCAACCGCGCCCCGCCGAAGACACAGTCGGCGCTGCTTGAGGCGATGGAGGAACAGCAGGTGTCCGTCGACGGGACCACACATCCCGTGCCACAGCCGTTTACCGTCATCGCCACGCAGAACACGGTCGAGCAGAACCGGGCCTACGACCTCCCGATGGCTGAACTCGACCGGTTCATGACGAAACTCCATCTGGGCTATCCGAACGAAGCGGCAGAGACGGAGATGCTGGGTGACGTCGTGGGGCAGCACCCCATCGAGGAACTCACGTCGGTCGCCACCCTCGAAGCGCTGTCCGCCGCTCGGGAGACGGTGGCCGACGTGACCGTCGAAGAGCCCATTCGCTCGTACGCGACCCGGCTGGCGCGGTACACGCGGGAGAACGCACAACTGGGCGTCAGCCCGCGAGGGAGCATCTCGCTGCTGCGGGCGGCACAGGCCCGGGCCGTCCTCGACGGCCGCAGCTACGTCATCCCCGACGACATCCAGACGGAAGCGCCGGTTGTCCTCCCGCACCGGATCCGCACTGAAAGTAGCGAGCAGAACGCCCGGGAACTCGTCGCGGAGGCACTCGATACCGTCTACGTCGAATGAGACCGACGCGCCGCGGTTTCGCCGTCCTCGCCGTCGCCGTTGCCGCCCTCCTCGTCAGTGCCAGATTCGGCCAGCCCGGGCTCACTGCCGTCGCCGGCCCGCTGTTCGTCGGCGTGTTCGCCGCCGCCGTGCAGGTTCGCTGGAGCGGCGCGCCGACTGTCGAGCGGAGCCGCCTCCGCCGTGGCTTTCCCGGCGAGACGAAGCTGGTCGAGTTCCGCGTCGACGGCAGCGGCATCGCGACAGTCACCGACCGGCTCTCCGAGGGGTTAGAGGGGGAGACGACAGTCACTAAATCCCTGCCCGCGACGGTGACCTACCGAGTCACCTACACGGCCCGGGGCGAGCAACAGGTCGGCCCCGTCGAAGCGACGGTGACGGACGCACTGGGACTCATCAGAGAGCGCTACACCATCGAGAGCAAGGCCGACGTACTGG
The genomic region above belongs to Haloarcula hispanica ATCC 33960 and contains:
- a CDS encoding 5,10-methylenetetrahydromethanopterin reductase, which gives rise to MYAIELTPEHPVAQLASFAEQAESNALDAVYVSHHYNNRDQFMSLTAMAERTEEILLGPGIANPYETHPVTLASRVATLEELSDGRAVFGIGPGDKSTLSNLGFDHNDALRRVLETFTTARKLWDGERVDHDGTFEAVDAGLNYEVGDIPVYVGAQGPHMTRMAAKHADGALYNGAHPKDLAWAREQVEEMADERPEEYGEFDLAAYASVSVAEDEAEAREAARPPVAFVAAGSPPPVLDRHGIDHDAAADIGAAISAGEFPAAFEGVTEAMLDAFCIAGTPETVAERTAELEEYADSIVFASPLGPDVETAIDLLGAVLDRRSH
- a CDS encoding AAA family ATPase; amino-acid sequence: MTDTDTSRSQQSDSPLRDATRVANQVIENVEQVIVGQHDAIEHIVTAVLGRGHILLEDVPGVGKTMLARSVAASFDGEFKRVQFTPDLLPTDVTGVNIYNQKTQEFEFRPGPIFANVVLGDEINRAPPKTQSALLEAMEEQQVSVDGTTHPVPQPFTVIATQNTVEQNRAYDLPMAELDRFMTKLHLGYPNEAAETEMLGDVVGQHPIEELTSVATLEALSAARETVADVTVEEPIRSYATRLARYTRENAQLGVSPRGSISLLRAAQARAVLDGRSYVIPDDIQTEAPVVLPHRIRTESSEQNARELVAEALDTVYVE
- a CDS encoding class I SAM-dependent methyltransferase, with product MSVREEFDAWAAEGKDRGMEDRHWHTAKHVLARMPVEPGDTVLDLGTGSGYALRALRDTNDAGPCYGLDGSPEMLRNAREYTDDNGIGFLRGDFDALPFATDSIDHVFSMEAFYYASDPPHTLEEIARVLRPGGTAHIAVNYYEENVHSHEWQEFIDIEMTRWSGPEYREAFREAGLAVASQDTIPDREVEIPPADAFPTDEFETREAMVERYRELGTLLTVGVATE
- a CDS encoding DUF7573 domain-containing protein; protein product: MAEDASLEDFLDDSSESEDEGADGMSARDDTAETEGETTDSAASSEAVDPAVTTYAWSPEGAACDECGEVVERRWTQDGLLVCGACKCW
- a CDS encoding tryptophanase, whose protein sequence is MRSYKAKSVTSIQLPPRERRETALSEAGHNVFNLAADDVFIDLLTDSGTGAMSDDQWADVVRGDEAYAGSRSFERFREAVADVMGFDRVVPTHQGRGAENVLFGALLDEGDVVLNNTHFDTTRAHVTNQGAIAVDCPAETDLTTDSVGTFAGNFDTDRGWDAVEEYGQDAVSAVVLTITNNSAAGQPVSMANIRETAAFATEIDVPFVIDACRFAENAQFIKQRDPEYADTPLSEIAREQLRPADAITMSGKKDALANIGGFTAVRDAALFERCKQRAILYEGFPTYGGLAGRDLEAMATGLREAVQPPYVAERIEQVATLGDLLRERDIPIVTPTGGHAVYIDAAALLPDIPADQFPGQRLVCELYREGGVRTVELGSFAFPGTDRPELVRLALPRRTYWREHLEHIAETAARVRDCRDEYTGLKIVWEPPMEELRHFSAELEPVA